One genomic window of Canis aureus isolate CA01 chromosome 15, VMU_Caureus_v.1.0, whole genome shotgun sequence includes the following:
- the LOC144284212 gene encoding uncharacterized protein LOC144284212 has protein sequence MVVIGLRAGPPHAACTLLARCLHKRPGRRKPACKPRRTQTWGPEQVPMTLPVLTGKLDYLPGTRTCGYFRGWTASHPATPTHPLHLTDWRSAPSPGQPDPLEKL, from the exons ATGGTGGTTATCGGTCTCAGGGCAGGCCCGCCGCACGCTGCTTGCACGCTGCTTGCACGCTGCTTGCACAAGAGGCCTGGCCGTCGGAAGCCAGCTTGTAAACCCAGGAGAACCCAGACCTGGGGCCCTGAGCAGGTGCCCATGACGCTTCCAGTATTAACAG GAAAACTCGACTATCTGCCGGGTACTCGGACTTGCGGCTACTTCCGAGGGTGGACCGCCTCacaccccgccacccccacccatcCTCTGCACCTGACCGACTGGAGgagcgccccctccccgggccagCCTGACCCCCTG GAGAAACTCTAG